A single genomic interval of Stieleria maiorica harbors:
- a CDS encoding carbon storage regulator: MLVLSRKADQQIKIGDDITLTIVRVEGNRVRIGVSAPRDVRILRGELTAEPADQEVEYELSEREFAFAHQNASDRIQSKRAQSRPSSEPQVFSGSVAADGSKVELVAQRSKKKPSRAPLSSFVSAS, translated from the coding sequence ATGTTAGTTCTCTCTCGTAAAGCTGATCAACAGATCAAAATTGGCGACGACATCACTCTGACGATCGTTCGCGTGGAAGGAAATCGAGTTCGAATCGGTGTGAGTGCTCCTCGTGACGTCCGCATTCTCCGCGGCGAATTGACGGCCGAGCCAGCGGATCAGGAAGTCGAGTACGAATTGTCCGAGCGCGAATTCGCCTTTGCCCACCAAAACGCATCGGACCGGATCCAGTCGAAGCGGGCGCAGTCACGTCCGTCGTCGGAACCCCAGGTCTTCAGCGGCTCGGTCGCCGCCGACGGCAGCAAGGTTGAACTGGTCGCCCAGCGATCCAAGAAAAAGCCCAGCCGAGCTCCCCTGTCCAGCTTTGTCTCGGCCTCCTAA
- a CDS encoding PDZ domain-containing protein — MRSLHLPLSITVLVASATFFAGDASGQGLLQRLRSRIAPLVQNQLEQRDDEASDNELPARPLPARPLARGAARRDAAAQDSADRNAPANNATDSTGPTARYRSLARPAVGGVSRIPSIAPPNPGPNTPNTAPTPAIGPGGVRQAGADALPEPEAAPALPGPSESFGKSILSPLDFGDSIDRQPPSRVAAASIGIKGVSANPGYPAVQITEFANHARANHEGLRVGDFIFAIDGVPTPSVAALVGEVGKHSPGDSVRLRIGRGGQVSDLDITLVAQPGKGAAEPSDRPAYPPVAATVRPQPLSPTETAGAAPATSTGTAPKMAAEPKIGAEVRDVRGRRGVHVTQVQPGSPADAAGLKTEDRIVAINGKMVSDTAGLYALLATVPADSPAELQLIRDNRLATATLSLQSDDSPETATPANGNAGGSLVGGLGSVLGGMFGQSNASSPTPAESKAATADNPQAEPAAEAVLPPPSAPSPPPTVADDSDDVKAEIQRLRDQLKKLESKLDD; from the coding sequence ATGCGTTCACTGCATCTACCGCTCTCGATCACCGTGCTGGTCGCGTCGGCTACATTTTTCGCCGGCGATGCCAGCGGGCAAGGTTTGCTGCAACGGTTGCGCAGCCGGATCGCACCGCTGGTGCAAAACCAGCTGGAACAACGTGACGACGAAGCGAGCGACAACGAACTGCCCGCCCGCCCACTGCCGGCCCGCCCCTTGGCTCGTGGTGCGGCCAGGCGAGACGCCGCGGCACAAGATTCGGCGGACAGAAACGCCCCGGCTAACAACGCGACAGACTCCACGGGCCCGACGGCCCGCTACCGCTCGCTGGCGCGTCCGGCCGTCGGCGGGGTCAGCCGAATTCCATCCATCGCTCCCCCGAACCCTGGCCCAAACACTCCGAACACCGCCCCGACTCCGGCGATCGGCCCCGGCGGCGTGCGTCAGGCGGGGGCGGACGCGTTACCCGAGCCGGAGGCCGCTCCGGCACTGCCCGGGCCTTCTGAGAGCTTTGGGAAATCCATTCTTTCCCCGCTGGATTTCGGCGACTCCATCGACCGACAACCGCCGTCACGCGTTGCCGCCGCCTCGATCGGCATCAAGGGCGTGTCCGCCAACCCGGGCTACCCGGCCGTTCAAATCACGGAATTCGCCAACCACGCCCGCGCCAACCACGAAGGGCTGCGTGTCGGCGACTTTATCTTTGCCATCGACGGTGTCCCCACGCCCAGCGTCGCCGCATTGGTCGGCGAAGTCGGCAAACATTCGCCCGGCGACAGCGTTCGACTGCGGATCGGACGCGGCGGCCAAGTCAGCGACTTGGACATCACCCTGGTCGCTCAACCCGGCAAGGGCGCGGCTGAACCCTCCGATCGCCCGGCTTACCCTCCCGTTGCGGCGACGGTGCGGCCGCAACCGCTTTCGCCCACCGAAACAGCCGGCGCGGCTCCTGCAACAAGCACCGGAACCGCACCCAAAATGGCGGCCGAGCCGAAGATCGGCGCGGAAGTTCGTGACGTTCGCGGCCGCCGCGGTGTCCACGTGACCCAAGTCCAGCCCGGGTCGCCGGCAGACGCGGCAGGCCTGAAAACGGAAGACCGGATTGTCGCGATCAACGGCAAGATGGTTTCCGACACCGCCGGATTGTACGCGTTGCTAGCGACCGTGCCTGCCGATTCCCCGGCCGAACTCCAACTGATCCGTGACAATCGACTCGCCACGGCCACGCTTTCACTTCAAAGCGACGACAGTCCAGAAACTGCGACACCCGCAAATGGCAACGCCGGCGGTTCGCTGGTCGGCGGCCTCGGCTCGGTCCTCGGCGGCATGTTCGGCCAATCGAATGCGTCATCACCAACGCCTGCGGAGTCGAAAGCCGCAACGGCTGACAATCCGCAAGCGGAACCGGCCGCCGAAGCCGTCTTGCCGCCGCCGTCGGCACCATCGCCCCCACCAACTGTCGCGGACGATTCGGACGATGTGAAAGCTGAGATCCAACGGCTGCGCGACCAGCTGAAGAAACTCGAATCCAAACTCGACGACTGA
- a CDS encoding sensor histidine kinase gives MAKGWMEPEQCRNLLVLVETVTAPLLIQHQAPVCLELDIELEIPVPCDHQRTADLITALSKQALEAMPDGGDLMITACQTAAGLELEIADSGTDATRRERHLPIAAAAINAELQWQNCPQGGVAVTILFPSQASRSRLAA, from the coding sequence ATGGCCAAAGGCTGGATGGAACCGGAGCAGTGCAGGAACCTGTTGGTGCTTGTCGAAACTGTGACCGCACCGTTATTGATTCAACACCAGGCGCCGGTGTGTCTGGAATTGGACATCGAGCTGGAGATCCCGGTCCCTTGCGACCACCAGCGGACCGCAGATCTGATCACCGCACTGAGCAAGCAGGCGTTGGAGGCGATGCCCGACGGCGGCGATTTGATGATCACGGCCTGCCAGACCGCTGCCGGGTTGGAATTAGAGATCGCCGACAGCGGGACCGATGCGACCCGGCGCGAGCGCCACCTGCCGATCGCGGCCGCGGCGATCAATGCGGAGTTGCAGTGGCAAAACTGCCCTCAGGGCGGCGTGGCGGTCACCATTCTGTTCCCCTCGCAAGCATCTCGTAGTCGATTGGCAGCGTAA